From Orenia marismortui DSM 5156, one genomic window encodes:
- a CDS encoding ABC transporter ATP-binding protein, with amino-acid sequence MGLITLESVSKIYEGDVRALDDVSLEIKHGEWISVMGPSGSGKSTMLNLIGCMDTPSLGAVKIDGIDISQLNKKELTKVRREKIGLVFQQFHLVPYLTAVENVMVAQYYHSMADEEEALKALERVGLDHRANHLPKELSGGEQQRVCIARALINYPKLILADEPTGNLDKENERIVLDLFEELHEQGHSIMMVTHDPKVGQLAERQINLEYGKLAK; translated from the coding sequence ATGGGTTTAATTACATTAGAGAGTGTATCAAAGATTTATGAGGGTGATGTAAGAGCCTTAGATGATGTGAGTTTAGAGATCAAGCATGGTGAATGGATCTCTGTTATGGGACCTTCAGGTTCTGGTAAGAGTACAATGTTGAATTTGATTGGCTGTATGGATACCCCAAGTTTAGGTGCAGTTAAGATAGATGGAATTGATATATCTCAATTGAATAAAAAAGAACTAACAAAAGTACGACGTGAAAAGATAGGATTAGTCTTTCAACAGTTTCATTTGGTACCTTATCTTACAGCTGTAGAGAATGTAATGGTAGCTCAATATTATCATAGTATGGCTGATGAAGAAGAAGCATTAAAAGCTTTAGAAAGAGTTGGCCTAGATCATCGTGCTAATCATCTACCTAAAGAATTATCTGGTGGGGAGCAGCAAAGGGTATGTATTGCTAGGGCATTAATTAATTATCCTAAATTAATCTTGGCTGATGAACCGACAGGTAATTTGGATAAAGAGAATGAACGAATAGTACTGGATTTATTTGAAGAGTTACATGAACAAGGTCATAGTATTATGATGGTAACCCATGATCCTAAAGTTGGTCAGTTGGCTGAAAGACAGATTAATTTAGAGTATGGGAAATTGGC